The DNA sequence AGCTTATTCCAACAGGTGAATTTTAACAATAATTCCCAACCACACTATGTTTTGGTTACTCCAGACGGAAAAGTAATTAATACTCCCGTATCTGGATATATGCCTAAAGAGGATTTTAAGAAATTCCTTGAATGCGGTGTCAATTATTACAAACAAAATAAGTAGTTTTCCTATTTAAAATTATACAGCCCTCTCAATTGAATTGAGAGGGCTTTTTTTACACTTATTAGAAAAATATCTACACTTACTTATTGAGAAGGACATACTTCACACTTTTTTTTTATTTTTAAGAAAATAATATATGAAAAAAACATTATATCTCTTATTTTTTATATTGAACTCGTTTTTTATAGACGCTCAGGCACCAAGCATTGAATGGCAGAAGACTTTAGGAGGAAGTTTGACTGACTGGGGTTACTCCGTCAGGCAAACGGCCGATGGCGGATATATCACAGCGGGGTATACTTCATCTTTTAATGGTGATGTTACGGGAAATCACGGAAATGGTGACTTTTGGATAGTAAAATTAAATATGACTGGAGGTATACAATGGCAGAAATCACTAGGAGGAACAGGCTATGAAATTGCCTATTCTATTAAGCAGACTACTGACGGAGGATATATTGTAGCAGGTATATCTGACTCTAATAATGGTGATGTAACCGGAAATCATGGAAGCCAAGATTATTGGATTGTAAAACTCGATCCTGATGGAAATATACAGTGGCAGAAATCACTGGGAGGTAGTGGTTCTGAAAAAGCTCTTTCCATTCAACAAACAACTGACGGAGGTTATATTGTTGCAGGTTCATCCGGTTCTACAAACGGTGACGTAACAGGAAATCACGGAAACCTTGACTATTGGATAGTAAAATTAAATAATAGCGGGGATATCCAGTGGCAAAAATCACTCGGGGGCACTGGCCTTGAAGATGTAGCAGAGATCCAACAAACCAATGACGGAGGATTTATTGTAATTGGCTCATCTAACAGTTCATCCGACGGGGACGTAACCGGAAATCATGGAAAGTATGACTATTGGACCGTAAAATTAGATATCTTAGGTAATATACAGTGGCAAAAATCATATGGCGGCATCGGCGATGATTTTGCTTACTCTATTCAACAGACTGTGGATGGAGGTTACATTATTGCTGGAACATCTGCAGATTCCGTAACCGGAGATATTCCAACCTATCCGGGAATTCCTGATTATTGGATCATAAAAGTAGACAGCAATGGAAATATGGAATGGAATAAACTGTTAGGAGGAAGTCTTCGTGATACTACACAGGTTATCCGGCAGACTCAGGACGGAGGATACATTGTAGCTGGCTGGACAATCTCTATAGATGGCCAGGTGACCGAAAATCATGGAAATAACGATTTCTGGGTGGCAAAGCTTGATCATGTAGGAAATCTAAAGTGGCAAAAATCTTTGGGAGGATCGAATAGCGAAAACCTACATTCTCTTGAACAAACAGCAGACGGAGGATATATCATTCTGGGAGACACTTCTTCAACAAACGGTGATGTTACAGGAAATCATGGAATAATCGATTGCTGGCTTGTCAAATTATCTTCCAACTTATTAAACACTACAGAAAACCAATCTATAAAAAAACCTGATCTATATCCTAATCCAGCAAAAGATTATGTTTATCTTGATAATCTGCCAAACGGAACCATTGTCAGCATCACAGACATGTCCGGGAGAAAATTATTTACCCAAAAATATACTGATAGAAAAATTTCTATTCATACAATACAATTTATAAATGGAGTATATATGATTCAGGTTGAGCATAAAGGTCAATCGATACTGTCTGAAAAATTAATTATAAATAAATAACAACCAAATACTTAAAAAATCATAAAACCTTAAGAAACTATAATCAATTAAGTTTTTTTCATATTGACTAATTAATAAATTTTGAAAATATTTGAAATTATAATAATTTAGGTATAAACTTTGTATAAATTTCTTCAGATAAGGAACAATAATTCATTCTTTATTAAAAACCGTTTAACATTTAAAAATTGTACTTATGGCTGAAGTTATTGCACAAGAGAAATCAGGAGGAAAGCAACGGAAAAAACTGATCCGGGTTGATATGACTCCAATGGTAGATTTAGGTTTTTTATTAATTACCTTTTTCATGTTTACTACCAACTTTACTAAACCCAATGTGATGGATCTGGGATTACCCGCAAAGGATCACACCCCTAATCCCACACCCCCACCAATAGATATTGACCTCAAAAATCAAATAACATTTATTATTGGCAAAGACAACAGGGTATTTTATCATCAGGAGGCTAAAGAAGATTTAAATACCAAAAATCTAAAAGAAACAAACTTTAGTGGAATAAA is a window from the Chryseobacterium sp. T16E-39 genome containing:
- a CDS encoding T9SS type A sorting domain-containing protein, giving the protein MKKTLYLLFFILNSFFIDAQAPSIEWQKTLGGSLTDWGYSVRQTADGGYITAGYTSSFNGDVTGNHGNGDFWIVKLNMTGGIQWQKSLGGTGYEIAYSIKQTTDGGYIVAGISDSNNGDVTGNHGSQDYWIVKLDPDGNIQWQKSLGGSGSEKALSIQQTTDGGYIVAGSSGSTNGDVTGNHGNLDYWIVKLNNSGDIQWQKSLGGTGLEDVAEIQQTNDGGFIVIGSSNSSSDGDVTGNHGKYDYWTVKLDILGNIQWQKSYGGIGDDFAYSIQQTVDGGYIIAGTSADSVTGDIPTYPGIPDYWIIKVDSNGNMEWNKLLGGSLRDTTQVIRQTQDGGYIVAGWTISIDGQVTENHGNNDFWVAKLDHVGNLKWQKSLGGSNSENLHSLEQTADGGYIILGDTSSTNGDVTGNHGIIDCWLVKLSSNLLNTTENQSIKKPDLYPNPAKDYVYLDNLPNGTIVSITDMSGRKLFTQKYTDRKISIHTIQFINGVYMIQVEHKGQSILSEKLIINK
- a CDS encoding biopolymer transporter ExbD produces the protein MAEVIAQEKSGGKQRKKLIRVDMTPMVDLGFLLITFFMFTTNFTKPNVMDLGLPAKDHTPNPTPPPIDIDLKNQITFIIGKDNRVFYHQEAKEDLNTKNLKETNFSGINISKVISEAYNNAPKKENFTIIVKPTDDSNYKNFVDMLDNIAISKKERYGITDIKPWEKKVYEDLTK